A region of the Columba livia isolate bColLiv1 breed racing homer chromosome 23, bColLiv1.pat.W.v2, whole genome shotgun sequence genome:
ctttcaaaatcCTAAAATAGCTTTGCTAGTACTGTCTCTTACGTTCAAAAAATCTccactcttcttccttttccttccccaacTCTGAAATATTCTTGGGAATTATTTGGAAATCATTTTACTGAACAAGAATTTACAGTGAAAGATACCACTAAATCCACCTGAAAGAAGGGAAATATTCTATTTCATTTCCACACAAAATGaatttttctccatctttttcTCAGGGCTCCTTTCACCTCCTCATTCCTCAAACTATAGATAATAGGATTCAATAAAGGAGTCACCACAGTATAAGAAAGTGAGAGCAACTTATCAACAGATGCGGAGTAAGTAGATTTTGGCCGCAAATACATGGAGCTTGCTGTACCGTAGAAAAGAGTCACAACTAAAATGTGTGAGGAGCAAGTAGAAAATGCTTTCTTCTGACCTTCAGCTGATGACATCTTGAGAATTGTGGAAATGATACAAATATAGGAATAAATGATCATTAAAAAGGGACATACAATGGCAAAGCCAGCCACAGCAATGACTTGAATTTCACTTGGGGAAGTGTTACCACAAAGCAGCTCCAAGAGGGGTTGGATCTCACAGAAGAAATGGTTGATGGTGAGACCACAGAATGGTAAATTGAATGTTACGATGGTGTGTACTAAGCCTACAGCAGTGCTGCACAGGTAAGTTCCAGCAACCAGGCTTTTACAGACTCTACTGTTCATAAGGATGGTGTAATGCAAGGGGTAGCATATTGCCACGTAACGGTCAAATGACATGGCAGCCAAGAGAAAACATTCTGCAActccaaagaaaaggaagaaaaacatttgcatTGCACATCCTGTCTTGGAAATACCTATTGTTCCCACCATTAGATTCTCAAGAATCTTTGGGACAATGACTGTCAAATAGCAGATATCCAAACAGGACAgctggatgagaaagaaatacatgGGGGTATGAAGGGTGTTATCCCCATTTATTATCAAAGCAATCGCTGTGTTTGCCATCAAGGTGAAGatgtaaagagaaaataaaactacacAGAGCAAAGGATGCAAGTGCGAGACTTCAGAAAAACCCAGGAGTCTGAATTCACTCACTTCACTGAGGTTCACGGGGATCATCCTCCTTTGGTACCTAGTACAACTGTTCCCTCTTCATTTTACAGCTCAG
Encoded here:
- the LOC102085622 gene encoding olfactory receptor 10C1; translated protein: MIPVNLSEVSEFRLLGFSEVSHLHPLLCVVLFSLYIFTLMANTAIALIINGDNTLHTPMYFFLIQLSCLDICYLTVIVPKILENLMVGTIGISKTGCAMQMFFFLFFGVAECFLLAAMSFDRYVAICYPLHYTILMNSRVCKSLVAGTYLCSTAVGLVHTIVTFNLPFCGLTINHFFCEIQPLLELLCGNTSPSEIQVIAVAGFAIVCPFLMIIYSYICIISTILKMSSAEGQKKAFSTCSSHILVVTLFYGTASSMYLRPKSTYSASVDKLLSLSYTVVTPLLNPIIYSLRNEEVKGALRKRWRKIHFVWK